The Leadbetterella byssophila DSM 17132 DNA window TCAGACGAAAAGCGGAAAAGTAGTGACTACCGCAGGTATGAATCGCATCAGTCAGGAGGATATCAACAAACTCACTGAAGACGTAATCCGTTCCCACCATTTGGCACCAGGATACACCCTGGTTCATGCATTGCCAAAGGACTTTTATGTAAATGAAGAAAAGACTATGGCTCACCTGGTGGGAAAAATAGGTAATGTTCTGAGCGGAGATTACTCAATGATTACTACCAAATCAGATAACTTGAATAACCTACTGGAATGTGTTAACCAAGTGCAGGCTAAAGGTAAATCAACAGGTTATTTAAAAGTAGATAATATTTACCTGAATACTGTAGCGGATAGCTGCGCATTGCTAAACAACAGTGCTCAGGAACCTTTCACGAAAAAGGACGGTATAGCCATAGTGAATATAGGTGCTGAGATGACTCAGATCTCTGTGTTCCATGGTAATACCATGCGCTACCAAAGCATACTACCTATTGCAGGTAATACCATCAATGCAGATCTGGAAAAGACCTTCGGCATCAATTTCCAGGAAGCTGAGATGCTGAAACTCGTATGTAGCACCATGATGGACGCTCCGGTGGAGGAAATTCCTGTAGTAGTTATAGAAAAGAAACTTGGCATGCCTTCTAAAGAAGTCTATCTAAGAAATGCCATGTTAGTGATAGAATGGAGATTGAAAGAAATAGCCGCACTTGTGCATGCTGAGCTGCATAGGTCAGGATATAAATCTCATCTCCAAAACGGTATAGTCCTAACGGGGGGAACCGCTAAATACGATAAGATTGTAGAAATCTTCAATAGCGTTATTCCAAATGGAGCAGTAAGAAAAGCCAGCTTTAACAATGCTATAGATTTTGGAAATTTCACAGATCTAAGAAATCCAAAATACTCTACTCTTTTAGGTTTAATAGTAGCTCCGGCTTATGCCTTTGACCGTAGAGTTGATAATAAGGTATTGACTCCAAAACCTATAAGCAACAGATACCCTGAAGCTCCCCAGCCGCCTAAGCCTACCACCCCTCCTCAGGAGGATAAGCCAAGCGGATTCTCACGTTTCTTAGGCTCGATTTTTAGAAGAAATGATCTTAATGACGACTATTAACCACAAGATGTAAATGATCTTTGAACCAAAATACGAATTAGAGTTGAAATCCAACCTGAATAAAATCATCAAGGTGATTGGAGTAGGCGGTGCTGGATGCAATGCCATGCTCAACATGTACAACCAAGGGATGCGTGACGTAGACTTTGTAGCTTGTAATACAGACCAGCAAGTACTCAATAACTTTCCTGACGATGTTGTCAAAATTCAGTTGGGTGCAGAATTAACCAAAGGTCTGGGTGCCGGTACCCACTGGGAGGTGGGTAGAGACGCCGCTTTGGAAAGTGAAGAAGCCATCAGAAGTGTCATGGGAGATCCTACTGAAATGGTCTTCATCACAGCAGGTATGGGAGGTGGAACCGGTACAGGTGCTGCCCCTGAAATAGCTCGTGTGGCCCGTGAATTAGGTCGCTTAACCATTGGCGTAGTAACTGACCCTTTCCGCCACGAAGGTACATTCAAATTAGAACAAGCATTAAACGGTATTGAAAAGCTTAAACAATACTGTGATACGGTACTGATCATCAAGAACGATCGTCTCTCTGATATGTTCGCTGACCTGGACATAGAAACAGCCTATAAAATGGCTGATGAGGTCCTAGCAGGTGGTGTGAAAAGTATTGCAGAATTGATCACTCGTCCGGGTATTATCAACCTTGACTTTGCTGACGTAAAAACCGTACTTGGAGGGGCAGGACATGCCGTGATGGGTACTGCAGAAGCATCCGGTCCCGAAAGAGCATTTGAAGCTATAGAAAAAGCGTTGAGTTCACCATTATTGGAAAATAACAATATACGTGGTGCTAAAAGGATATTGGTTTCAATGGCTTATTCTGATGAATTACCGGAATACCGTATCAAGATGTCTGACCAATCCAAGATCATGGACTTTGTGGAAACACAAATCCGTAGCCAGGCCCAGATCTTTAAACACGGTTATGCAGTAGACAGAACCCTAAAGGATAAGATCAGAGTAACTATTGTAGCCGCCAAATTTGAAGCTCCTACCCCATCTCAACACGTAGGATCAAAGCCGGCACCTGCTAAGGAAGAACCTAAAATAGGAGGCGGATTAGACACTGTCATTCCGGAAAAGCCTAAGAAGCCAACTAAAACTACTCCTCCGGGACAGATTGGACTATTTGAAGCAGATTCACGTTTAGTAAACTTCTATGATGAATTTGTTAAAGAAGTGCCAGATTTTGAACTGATCCGCGAAAACCCTTCTCACCAAAGATTACAAGTTAATCTGTATAGCGGAGAAGAAGTGGCAGCCAGAAATCCTACCACGGTGAAACTAGATGAATTATTCCACTTCCTTAAAAAGGAAAAAGTAGTAGATTAAACGAATTTCCCCTTAAGTTCTTCAAAAGCCTTAAGGGGTTTTTCTTTATTATACAGTACGTCATACGCAAACTTCACAATGGGAAGATCCACCTTGTACTGTTCATTGATACGTTGGATACAGTTAGTAGCATAATAACCCTCCGCTATCATCTTTAACTCCACCTTTGCCGCTTGCACAGAATATCCCCGGCCAATCATGTTCCCAAAGGTTCTATTTCTGCTGAACTGACTATAAGAAGTTACTAATAAATCTCCGAGATAAGCTGATACATTTACTTTTCTTTCCAATGGAACTACCGTATCCAAAAATCTTTGGATCTCTATAATGGCATTGGACACCATAACGGCCTGAAAATTATCCCCTGCCCCTACTCCGTGTACAATACCACAGGACATAGCCACAATATTCTTCATCACTGCGGCATATTCTACACCATGTAAATCAGTAAGGTAGGAGGTCTTAACGAAACGACAGGTCAGGAGTTTCGCAAATTCCTTTGCCGTGTCTTCCGAAGCGGAAGCAATAGTAATATAGGAATATTTTTCTAAGGCGATCTCTTCCGCATGACATGGTCCTGCAATAGCACCCAAATGTTGAGGATCCACAGCAAATTTCTCCGCAAACCAGTCGGTCACTAACTGACTTGTGCTTGAAATAATCCCCTTCACCCCGGAAATCACTTTTTTACCCTCAAACCAGGAAGGATCAGCATCTTTTAAAGCATCTTCAATAAAAGCAGAAGGTACAGCTAAAATCACCCAATCCACTCCTTTTAAGGCTTCTCTTAACTGTAGATAAGGCTTTACTTTTGAAGGGTGTAATTCCACACTACTTAGATAATGTGGGTTATGACGATATTTTCTGATATGAGCCACTGCCTCCGCATCACGCATCCACCATTTTACCTTAACTTGATTCTCCGTTAAGATTTTTATTAAAGCTGTTGCCCAACTGCCCCCTCCTACTACCGCTATTTTTTCACCCATAGTTTGCTGACTTTCAACCATATAAATAGATATTATATGGTTTATACCTTTAGAAAAACTCCCAAAACTACATTATTAACATTTTGTTAGCAAAACCTTTTGGTCTATTCTACATCTAATATACAAAACCTAAACAATTACGACAATGAAAAAGTGGATGGCATTTCTAGTAGTATTCTTCAGTGTAGTAACTGTTAATGCCCAATACTACGATGGGCCTGACCGCTACTTCTACGAAGATGAGTTCGACTGGCGTTGGGACGTCAGAGTGAGAATATCAGACGGTCACAGATCCGGTTATTTGACCAATCGTGAGGCTAACCGCCTATACCGAAGATTAGAAGACATAGAACGCAAGGAATGGGCGTTCCAATCAGACGGCTACTATAGCGTTTGGGAACAAGATGAAATCTGGAGAGATGTGGTAGATCTTCACCATGCCATAGGTCTTGAATTGAGTGATTGGGACAGAAGATACTACGGATACACCGGAGTGGTCATCACCCGTCCTCTACCTTGGTACTTCGGTACAAGCTATGACTTCTATCGTTTTGATAAGAGAGGATACGGATCTATCCATATAGGATATACTCCAAGACCTTATTATCCAGTGAAACATGTGTACTATAATAATAGAAAAAATTATACTACACACTGGAATAATCGTCCGGAAAGAATAGCTACTCCTTCAAGAAGTAGTAACGCTAGAAGAGAAGTTTATACAGGTAGAGATATGGCTCCAGACAGAGCTTCTACCCGTCCTAACGGCCGAATGAGCGAACCGAGTTCACGTAATGATTCTCGCTATAGCTCGTCGCGAGTATCCAGTCCGGACAAGAGTCCTTATGGTTCTGCAAACAGAGGCAGCTCTTCAAGAGTAGAAAAAGATAACAGAAGTAGTTCTTCTAGAGTAGGTGCTGAAAGAAGCAGTGCTCCTGCGAAAGTGGAGAAAAACAACAGTAGAGTGAGTACTGACAAAGGTAGAAGTAGCTCTCCTGAAAGTTCAAATGCCAGAACTAGTTCTAGTAGAAATTCAAGTAGATCTAGAGATTAATAAAGGAGCCTCCAAATGGGGGCTTCTTCTTTTATAAACGAGGCTGTTTTAAGACCCCGAGATGAATAGGAGATTCTTGATCTAATAAAGCAGATCCTACAGCCGGATATAGACAGACTTCAGTGAGTTGAGCAAGTGGAATCCAGGTAATTTCCTCCGCTTTGGTTTCTTGAGGATTAATAACAGGATCTCCGGAAAAATCTACACAATTAAAGATAAAATGGACCGTATTCTCCCCCTCGTACATCACCTCTGCCACGTGTAATAATTTTCCCAACTCACATTGGATACCTATCTCCTCCATTAATTCCCGTTCCAATGCAGGCTTGAGGCCTTCTCCAAATTCAAGATTGCCACCGGGCAATACATATACAGACCCTTTGGGGTAGCTGTACTTAAGTGTTAAAACTTGATTATCTTTTACTATTAATGCTGAGGGTCTGATTCTCATTTCCACTGTCCAAAGTTATACCCTATACCTATCATGGTACGGAATAAACCCGCATCCATTTCTTTTGCGGCATAAGGTGATATTTCAAAAGCTATGTGTAATTTTTTATACTTCTCGAAAGGTCTGACCTTTACTCCAGCATTCATAAAATAACCTTCTATGGGGTTATAATTATTGAACATGTTGTAAAAATTAACCTTAACCCCCACTCCGGTGTAATAATCCGCCTTCGGCGTTGAATAAACCGTAAATTGAGGTGAAATCTCTCCAGTTACTGACGTAAAGTAAGAGTTAGTGAACAACCTAAAATCTACCCAAAACAAATTATTAGGATTACTGCTAATGCCTAAAACACTATTAAATGGATAGTAAACTATGCTTTGAGCCTTAGATAAAAAAGGGAACAGAAATAAAGCTAAAAAAGTAAATTTACGAATTTTTAAAGTCGGTAGTGAAAACCGGTTCATGAGTATCAGATTCGATGAGATGATTAATTTTTTCTATTACTTTTAGGAAAGTATCCATTTCGTCTTTAGACACGATTTCATTCACCCGTGCATTAAATTCGAGCACACCCTCTCGGGCAAAATTACGCTTTTCTTTTCCAATATCTGTCAAGAAGACGTTTACAAATCGCTTATCACTAGGATCTGTCTCTCTATAGATCCAACCTTTCTCCTCCAATGATTTAAGCATACGGGTAAGGCTTCTAGGTTCCATACCTATTTGCGGCCCAATTTTCGTAGCAGGAGTACCTTTATCTATATCTATATTCAATAAAACGTAACCAATGGACATCGTCATATCCTGACTTGCCGCATATAGATTATACATGCGCGAAATCGCATGCCACACCCATTTGATATGGAAATCTATGGTCTTATCTTTTTTCATCTCCATAAAATTTCTCAAAACTAAGCATTTATAAATCGTATGCAAGCATACAATAAAAAATCTCCGGCGACCACTCACCGGAGATCTTCTTTGATTCTATTGAACCTAATTAAAACAATTTCACTGTATCATTGAAGAGTACATATAACATCAAAGCAAGTAAAATAAAAGTACCTACTTGCTGGGTTCTCTCCATAAATTTCTCAGACGGAGCTTTTCCTGCTATCATCTCATAAATAAGCATCACTACATGACCTCCATCCAGAGCCGGAATAGGCAATGCATTCATAAAGGCAAGTGCCATGGACAGCATACCCGTTAATATCCAGAACTTCTCCCAATCCCACTGTGGGGAAAACATTTGTGCCAATCCTACCGGGCCGGTCAATGCGTTCTGAGGGGAAATATGTCCTTTGAAAATCCGAGAAAATCCATTAATCTGCTGTGGAATAATACTTAAGGCCTCTTTTGAGCCTTCCACCACTGCCTCTCCAAATGTAAATTCAGATTTAGTGACCTTTAACAGAGGATTCATGGTAAACCCGATGGTAGAATCTGCACTCACCGTAGGCTGGATTGTTAACTCCGTGCCATCTCTCAAGATACCTAACTCCACTTTCTTTCCTGCATAAGTACGTAATTTAGGCGTGAATAGCTGATAATATTTAACCGGTTCTCCATTTAAGGAGATTACCTTATCACCTGCACGTAAACCTGATTCTTCAGCAGGACTGCCTTTCATTACATTTAGAATATCAAACTCAAACAAAGGAGTGATAAACATCTTCTTCTTTGCCACATCGTCAATGAGCTCATTTGGAACATAAACATCAAATGTCTTTCCTTCTCTCTCAATTGTAAAAGTGGTATTTTCCTTAACAATAGCAGCAGTGATATCGCTAAAGTATTTATAATCTGAACCGTTAATCTTGATGATCTTATCACCTGTTTGCAGACCAATCTTCTCCGCTACAGGATATGCAAAGATTCCAGACTTATTCAATTCTTCTTTAGCATAGTCTGTATCACCCCAAACGTACTTTACACCGGTATAGATCATCATACCCAAGATTACGTTCACAATGATACCTCCTAGCATCACAAACAAACGCTGCCATGCCGGTTTAGAACGAAACTCCCACGGTTGTGGTTCTGCAGATAATTGAGAGGCGTCTTTGGTCTCATCCACCATTCCGGCGATGTCCACGTAACCCCCTAGAGGGAACCATCCTAAGCCGTACTCTGTATCGCCAACTTTCTTTTTCCACAAGGAAAAATTCAAGACATTAGGAAGGGGAAACAAGAAGTCGAAAAATATATAAAACTTGTTCACTCTGATCTTAAAGATTCGGGCAAATAAGAAGTGACCAAATTCATGTAAACCCACCAAAATAGTCAGCGCCAAGAGTAATTGCGCTGCCATAATTAATCCATTCATATAAAATACAGTAAACGATACAAAAACTTAACGCAGTTTATTTTAATATAATTCACAAAAATAAAAAACACCCATATACACGGGTGTTTTCACTGTATTACAAACATAGTAAAATTATTCAGGCTTTGCCAAACTCGCAGATAAAAACTCTCTGTTTAGACGAGCTATATTATCTAGGGAGATTTCTTTTGGACACTCAGCAGCACATGCTCCAGTATTAGTACAAGAACCGAAGCCTTCAGCGTCCATCTGCGCTACCATGTTTAATGCACGGGTTTGACGCTCAGGCTGACCTTGTGGTAATAAGGCCAGTTGAGATACTTTTGCAGAAACAAACAGCATTGCTGAAGCATTCTTACAAGCAGCAACACAAGCACCACAACCTATACATGCCGCAGCAGCAAAAGCTAAGTCAGCCTTCTCCTTACCAATAGGTAAGTTGTTAGCATCCTGCGCATTTCCGGTATTTACAGATACATAACCACCTGATGCTATGATACGGTCAAATGCTGTACGGTCTACAACCAAATCCTTCACTACAGGGAAGGCCGTTGCGCGCCAAGGTTCCACTACTACTGTATCTCCATCTTTAAAGCTACGCATGTGCAACTGACAAGTGGTAACTCCTTCCAGCGGACCGTGAGGACGACCATTAATGTACATAGAACACATACCACAAATCCCCTCTCTACAATCATGATCAAACGCGATAGGCTCTTTTCCTTCGTGGATCAACTCCTCATTCAGCACATCAAACATCTCAAGGAAAGACATATCCGGAGAAACATTTTTCACGGTATAATCTTCCAAGTGACCTTTAGATTCGGCATTTTTTTGCTTCCAAACCTTTAGATGTATTGTCATATTCTCGTTACTCATTCTACTAGAATAGTTTAGATTATTTGTAATTACGCTGGGCTATCTTGATGTTTTCGTACTCTAACACCTCTTTGTGTAAAGTCCAGTCGCTTTCTTTATTATATTCCCAAGCCGAAACAAACATGAAGTTTTCATCATCACGTTTTGCCTCACCGCCGTCCTCTTGGTATTCTTCACGGAAGTGACCACCACAAGATTCTTTGCGATCTAATGCGTCAATACACATCAATTCACCCAACTCAAGGAAGTCAGCTACACGACCTGCCTTATCTAGTTCTGGGTTAAATTCAGAGATATCGCCGGGAACTCTAAGGTCTTGCCAGAATTCTTTTCTCAATTCACGAATCTCCTGGATAGCTTCCGTTAAACCTTTCTCATTTCTAGCCATACCACATTTTTCCCACATGATATGTCCTAAACGTTTATGGAAAGATTCTGCACTCTGCTTACCGTTGATTCCTTTTAATCTGGAAAGACGATCTCTTACTTCTTTTTCAGCTTGAACAAATGCCTCATGATCTGTAGGAATAGCCTTCGTTCTGATTTCACTGCTCAAGTATGCTCCTATGGTGATAGGAATGACAAAGTATCCATCAGATAGACCTTGCATCAAGGCAGAAGCTCCTAAACGGTTAGCACCGTGATCAGAGAAGTTCGCTTCACCTAAAGCATATAGTCCAGGAACAGTAGTCATCAAGTTATAATCTACCCAAAGCCCACCCATGGTGTAGTGTACTGCAGGATAGATCTTCATAGGTACTTCGTAAGGATCTTCTCCGGTGATTTGTTTGTACATATCAAACAAGTTACCGTATTCCTCCTTCACCACTTCCTTACCTAATCTTACTAAAGTGTCTAAATCAGGATTTTCAATACCTAATCTGGAAGCCTCCGCTTTTCCGTACTTATTGATCAGGTTATAACGGAAATCCAGATACACTGCTTTTTTGGTTGGCCCCACACCATAACCTGCATCACAACGCTCTTTTGCAGCACGAGAAGCGATATCACGAGGTACCAGGTTACCAAACGCTGGGTATCTTCTTTCCAAATAGTAATCACGCTCGTCCTCCGGAATATCATTAGCAGCTCTTGGGTCGTCCTTTTTCTTCGGAACCCAAATTCTACCGTCATTTCTCAAGGATTCTGACATCAATGTCAATTTCGACTGATGATCACCGGACACCGGAATACAAGTAGGGTGAATCTGCGTAAAGCAAGGGTTACCGAAGAAAGCTCCTTTCTTATGTGCTTTCCAAGCCGCCGTCACGTTACTACCCATGGCATTTGTAGAAAGGTAGAATACGTTACCGTATCCTCCTGTACATAATAACACGGCATGTCCGAAATGACGCTCTAATTCACCTGTGATTAGGTTTCTTGCAATGATACCTCTGGCCTTACCATCAATAAGAACCACTTCTAACATCTCATGACGTGAGTACATCTTAACTGCACCCAAACCTACCTGACGTTCAAGAGCTGAATAAGCACCTAATAACAACTGCTGACCGGTTTGACCTGCAGCATAAAAGGTTCTTTTCACCTGAGTACCACCGAAGGAACGGTTTCTTAGTAGCCCGCCGTAATCCCTGGCAAAAGGAACACCTTGAGCCACACATTGGTCGATGATGTTCGCAGACACTTCCGCTAAACGGTGTACGTTTGCTTCACGTGCACGGTAATCACCACCTTTGATAGTATCATAAAACAGACGATAAACAGAGTCACCGTCATTTTGATAATTCTTCGCTGCATTTATACCCCCTTGAGCAGCAATAGAGTGCGCTCTACGAGGAGAGTCCTGAAAGCAGAATGCTTTCACTTGATAACCCATTTCAGCCAGGGAAGCTGCTGCAGATGCACCCGCTAAACCTGTACCTACTACTATGATTTCTAGATTTCTTTTGTTTGCCGGATTGACAAGAGGAACGGTAGATTTATACTTGGTCCATTTCTCTGCTAAAGGCCCTTGAGGTATTTTAGAATCTAGTTTTGGAGATGTCATAACCAATGATTATTTAAAGAAATAAAAATAAATCGGCATCGCTGCATAACCCAATGGAATCAGGATACCAAACACCCATACACTAATGCCTTTAATCAGCGGTGTATATTTAGCATGTCTCCAACCTAAGGATTGGAATGCACTTTGGAAACCGTGCACCAAGTGGAAAGACAACGCTACCATTGCCAAAATATAAAAGATCACAAGACCTAAATTCTGGAAAGAAAAACTAACCACTTTGTACAAGTCTTTAACTATAACAGTATTTGTACCTGCTACAGGATCCAACTTCTCCACTTTCTTCACATCTTGAGTGTAATCAGCCGGCATTTCCATAGCATCAACCTTACCCGTACTGATCTCCTCAGTATACTGTACATACGGTAGATTTTCGTAGTGGAATTTGTACCAGAAATCACTCATATGCACTACTATGTATACCAATAGAATGGTACCAAAAATAGCCATGTTACGACTAAACGGAGAAGATTGATTCTTAGTTACCGCATAACCTACAGGCCTAGCCTTACGGTTATTATAAGTAATGTACAATCCCCAGAAAGCGTGGAATAAAATAAAGAAGTAGTTCCCATACGAAATCACCTTGATGGGAGGAAA harbors:
- the ftsA gene encoding cell division protein FtsA, encoding MEEGKCFIGLEIGSSKIAAVVGLQQQAVIKVIGFSERKILPSDEVIKYGNIENAQITCERISEVLDDLAKDFERADYEFQMNTVNINLANLSIQSQTKSGKVVTTAGMNRISQEDINKLTEDVIRSHHLAPGYTLVHALPKDFYVNEEKTMAHLVGKIGNVLSGDYSMITTKSDNLNNLLECVNQVQAKGKSTGYLKVDNIYLNTVADSCALLNNSAQEPFTKKDGIAIVNIGAEMTQISVFHGNTMRYQSILPIAGNTINADLEKTFGINFQEAEMLKLVCSTMMDAPVEEIPVVVIEKKLGMPSKEVYLRNAMLVIEWRLKEIAALVHAELHRSGYKSHLQNGIVLTGGTAKYDKIVEIFNSVIPNGAVRKASFNNAIDFGNFTDLRNPKYSTLLGLIVAPAYAFDRRVDNKVLTPKPISNRYPEAPQPPKPTTPPQEDKPSGFSRFLGSIFRRNDLNDDY
- the ftsZ gene encoding cell division protein FtsZ, whose amino-acid sequence is MIFEPKYELELKSNLNKIIKVIGVGGAGCNAMLNMYNQGMRDVDFVACNTDQQVLNNFPDDVVKIQLGAELTKGLGAGTHWEVGRDAALESEEAIRSVMGDPTEMVFITAGMGGGTGTGAAPEIARVARELGRLTIGVVTDPFRHEGTFKLEQALNGIEKLKQYCDTVLIIKNDRLSDMFADLDIETAYKMADEVLAGGVKSIAELITRPGIINLDFADVKTVLGGAGHAVMGTAEASGPERAFEAIEKALSSPLLENNNIRGAKRILVSMAYSDELPEYRIKMSDQSKIMDFVETQIRSQAQIFKHGYAVDRTLKDKIRVTIVAAKFEAPTPSQHVGSKPAPAKEEPKIGGGLDTVIPEKPKKPTKTTPPGQIGLFEADSRLVNFYDEFVKEVPDFELIRENPSHQRLQVNLYSGEEVAARNPTTVKLDELFHFLKKEKVVD
- a CDS encoding NAD(P)H-dependent glycerol-3-phosphate dehydrogenase; translation: MVESQQTMGEKIAVVGGGSWATALIKILTENQVKVKWWMRDAEAVAHIRKYRHNPHYLSSVELHPSKVKPYLQLREALKGVDWVILAVPSAFIEDALKDADPSWFEGKKVISGVKGIISSTSQLVTDWFAEKFAVDPQHLGAIAGPCHAEEIALEKYSYITIASASEDTAKEFAKLLTCRFVKTSYLTDLHGVEYAAVMKNIVAMSCGIVHGVGAGDNFQAVMVSNAIIEIQRFLDTVVPLERKVNVSAYLGDLLVTSYSQFSRNRTFGNMIGRGYSVQAAKVELKMIAEGYYATNCIQRINEQYKVDLPIVKFAYDVLYNKEKPLKAFEELKGKFV
- a CDS encoding NUDIX domain-containing protein — its product is MRIRPSALIVKDNQVLTLKYSYPKGSVYVLPGGNLEFGEGLKPALERELMEEIGIQCELGKLLHVAEVMYEGENTVHFIFNCVDFSGDPVINPQETKAEEITWIPLAQLTEVCLYPAVGSALLDQESPIHLGVLKQPRL
- a CDS encoding MarR family winged helix-turn-helix transcriptional regulator is translated as MKKDKTIDFHIKWVWHAISRMYNLYAASQDMTMSIGYVLLNIDIDKGTPATKIGPQIGMEPRSLTRMLKSLEEKGWIYRETDPSDKRFVNVFLTDIGKEKRNFAREGVLEFNARVNEIVSKDEMDTFLKVIEKINHLIESDTHEPVFTTDFKNS
- the rseP gene encoding RIP metalloprotease RseP, whose product is MNGLIMAAQLLLALTILVGLHEFGHFLFARIFKIRVNKFYIFFDFLFPLPNVLNFSLWKKKVGDTEYGLGWFPLGGYVDIAGMVDETKDASQLSAEPQPWEFRSKPAWQRLFVMLGGIIVNVILGMMIYTGVKYVWGDTDYAKEELNKSGIFAYPVAEKIGLQTGDKIIKINGSDYKYFSDITAAIVKENTTFTIEREGKTFDVYVPNELIDDVAKKKMFITPLFEFDILNVMKGSPAEESGLRAGDKVISLNGEPVKYYQLFTPKLRTYAGKKVELGILRDGTELTIQPTVSADSTIGFTMNPLLKVTKSEFTFGEAVVEGSKEALSIIPQQINGFSRIFKGHISPQNALTGPVGLAQMFSPQWDWEKFWILTGMLSMALAFMNALPIPALDGGHVVMLIYEMIAGKAPSEKFMERTQQVGTFILLALMLYVLFNDTVKLF
- a CDS encoding succinate dehydrogenase/fumarate reductase iron-sulfur subunit, which produces MSNENMTIHLKVWKQKNAESKGHLEDYTVKNVSPDMSFLEMFDVLNEELIHEGKEPIAFDHDCREGICGMCSMYINGRPHGPLEGVTTCQLHMRSFKDGDTVVVEPWRATAFPVVKDLVVDRTAFDRIIASGGYVSVNTGNAQDANNLPIGKEKADLAFAAAACIGCGACVAACKNASAMLFVSAKVSQLALLPQGQPERQTRALNMVAQMDAEGFGSCTNTGACAAECPKEISLDNIARLNREFLSASLAKPE
- a CDS encoding fumarate reductase/succinate dehydrogenase flavoprotein subunit, which produces MTSPKLDSKIPQGPLAEKWTKYKSTVPLVNPANKRNLEIIVVGTGLAGASAAASLAEMGYQVKAFCFQDSPRRAHSIAAQGGINAAKNYQNDGDSVYRLFYDTIKGGDYRAREANVHRLAEVSANIIDQCVAQGVPFARDYGGLLRNRSFGGTQVKRTFYAAGQTGQQLLLGAYSALERQVGLGAVKMYSRHEMLEVVLIDGKARGIIARNLITGELERHFGHAVLLCTGGYGNVFYLSTNAMGSNVTAAWKAHKKGAFFGNPCFTQIHPTCIPVSGDHQSKLTLMSESLRNDGRIWVPKKKDDPRAANDIPEDERDYYLERRYPAFGNLVPRDIASRAAKERCDAGYGVGPTKKAVYLDFRYNLINKYGKAEASRLGIENPDLDTLVRLGKEVVKEEYGNLFDMYKQITGEDPYEVPMKIYPAVHYTMGGLWVDYNLMTTVPGLYALGEANFSDHGANRLGASALMQGLSDGYFVIPITIGAYLSSEIRTKAIPTDHEAFVQAEKEVRDRLSRLKGINGKQSAESFHKRLGHIMWEKCGMARNEKGLTEAIQEIRELRKEFWQDLRVPGDISEFNPELDKAGRVADFLELGELMCIDALDRKESCGGHFREEYQEDGGEAKRDDENFMFVSAWEYNKESDWTLHKEVLEYENIKIAQRNYK
- a CDS encoding succinate dehydrogenase cytochrome b subunit; protein product: MSWLTKTLTSSIGKKVLMALTGLFLCTFLVVHLSGNLQLFKCDGGYAFNTYAVFMTTFPPIKVISYGNYFFILFHAFWGLYITYNNRKARPVGYAVTKNQSSPFSRNMAIFGTILLVYIVVHMSDFWYKFHYENLPYVQYTEEISTGKVDAMEMPADYTQDVKKVEKLDPVAGTNTVIVKDLYKVVSFSFQNLGLVIFYILAMVALSFHLVHGFQSAFQSLGWRHAKYTPLIKGISVWVFGILIPLGYAAMPIYFYFFK